From the genome of Propionispora hippei DSM 15287, one region includes:
- a CDS encoding PTS sugar transporter subunit IIB: MKKIFVACGSGVATSQTVASKIGSLCEEEGLDVAVEAVDIKSLESIIDQCDIYVSIVSSGANIWNVPTISGIPFLTGVGMDEEFEKLKGFLQQ; encoded by the coding sequence ATGAAAAAAATCTTTGTGGCCTGCGGCTCAGGAGTGGCGACTTCCCAGACCGTGGCATCCAAAATTGGCAGCCTGTGTGAGGAGGAAGGGCTGGACGTGGCGGTAGAGGCGGTCGATATCAAGTCACTGGAAAGTATTATTGATCAATGCGATATCTATGTATCCATTGTGTCCAGCGGCGCAAATATCTGGAATGTACCGACCATTAGCGGCATTCCCTTTTTGACGGGGGTCGGCATGGATGAGGAATTTGAGAAATTGAAGGGGTTTCTCCAACAGTAG
- a CDS encoding PTS sugar transporter subunit IIA, with the protein MSTSLLDEELILLDYTADDKERLLAQLAAVLHSKGYVKESYGPAVIEREAVFPTGLKTLGVEVAVPHTDPKHVKQAAILVARLAAPVIFKEMGNSGKEVAVKLVFMLAVTDPKEHLTTLSKLMAIFSDKEKLLALYQSDSPKTMILLLNRILA; encoded by the coding sequence ATGAGTACGTCATTGTTAGATGAAGAACTGATTTTATTAGACTACACGGCTGATGATAAGGAGCGGCTGCTTGCCCAGTTGGCGGCTGTCTTGCATAGCAAAGGGTATGTAAAAGAAAGTTATGGTCCCGCCGTTATCGAACGGGAAGCTGTCTTTCCTACCGGGTTAAAGACTTTAGGGGTAGAGGTGGCGGTGCCCCATACCGATCCGAAGCATGTGAAGCAGGCTGCCATCCTGGTCGCCCGCCTTGCTGCCCCGGTTATTTTTAAGGAAATGGGCAACAGTGGCAAGGAGGTGGCGGTGAAGCTGGTCTTCATGCTGGCGGTTACCGATCCCAAGGAACATTTGACCACCTTAAGCAAGCTAATGGCTATTTTTTCCGATAAAGAGAAACTGCTTGCCTTGTATCAGTCCGATAGCCCTAAAACGATGATTTTACTGTTAAATAGAATATTGGCGTAA